From one Chryseobacterium sp. 3008163 genomic stretch:
- a CDS encoding PTS sugar transporter subunit IIBC: MNFIDRNVSAEQVIIILAKNGVQVNEKEAKIILELLYLLSKSYNKPKEKKY; the protein is encoded by the coding sequence ATGAATTTCATTGATAGGAATGTTTCAGCAGAACAAGTAATTATTATTTTAGCCAAGAATGGAGTTCAGGTAAATGAGAAAGAAGCTAAAATCATATTAGAATTATTATATTTATTATCAAAAAGTTATAATAAGCCAAAAGAGAAAAAATACTAG
- a CDS encoding recombinase family protein, which produces MICSRSHFFRVIRNPIYCGLISIKLNSNEEQMIKGLHESLISESLFYQVQSLISTKIKTTGRKEDLRGVFF; this is translated from the coding sequence TTGATATGTTCAAGGTCACATTTTTTCAGGGTCATACGCAATCCAATTTATTGTGGACTTATTTCAATCAAACTTAATTCTAATGAAGAACAAATGATAAAAGGTTTACACGAATCTTTGATATCGGAATCATTATTTTATCAGGTTCAATCTTTAATTAGTACAAAAATAAAAACTACAGGTAGAAAAGAAGACTTAAGAGGAGTATTTTTCTGA
- a CDS encoding recombinase family protein yields the protein MKSAYLYVRVSTDEQKRKGYSLPEQEDRLLKYCKYNNIEVKGIYREDYSAKNFNRPEWKQLFSEVKKKSRGEDKNILFIKWDRFSRNVEYAYEMIGKLRKYKTTAMAIDQPIDFSVPESTVMLAVYLAVPEAENTRRAQNTSNVIRRAKLMGRYPNKAPIGYINVTLMDGKKAIIPKEPEAEIIKWVFNQIVQSDQKYPRSEK from the coding sequence ATGAAGTCAGCTTACTTATATGTCCGTGTAAGTACGGATGAACAAAAAAGAAAAGGTTATTCCCTGCCAGAGCAGGAGGATAGATTACTAAAGTATTGTAAATACAACAATATTGAAGTTAAAGGGATTTATCGGGAAGATTACTCTGCTAAAAATTTTAATCGACCAGAGTGGAAACAGTTATTCTCCGAAGTTAAAAAGAAATCACGAGGAGAGGATAAGAACATATTATTCATCAAATGGGACCGATTCAGTCGGAATGTGGAGTATGCTTATGAAATGATTGGAAAGCTTCGGAAGTACAAAACAACAGCAATGGCTATTGATCAACCAATAGATTTCTCCGTGCCGGAAAGCACAGTAATGCTGGCTGTATATTTAGCCGTTCCGGAAGCAGAAAATACACGGAGAGCTCAAAATACTTCTAATGTTATTCGGCGAGCGAAGCTGATGGGCAGATACCCTAATAAAGCACCAATAGGATATATCAATGTGACATTGATGGATGGTAAAAAAGCTATCATTCCTAAAGAGCCGGAAGCCGAAATTATAAAATGGGTTTTCAATCAAATTGTCCAAAGTGACCAAAAATATCCGAGATCAGAAAAATAG
- a CDS encoding tyrosinase family protein produces the protein MNYIRKNGWIQNIDPSDQSKGNFRNEETYWYAVGVYFLQQIPISEPTSWWFYAAIHGQYVTESAKIKNKNKYLNWDNIAYIDQDMIKDFPDESIQKKYWDQCQHGTWYFSAWHRGYLVSLEKLLRDVIVSKGGPENWALPYWDIVNEKSIPFEFSAEAKFIFDGSELKNPLYVKERYGTGIDNRVNNNCQNTNFFTSIKNIIVGYGGGKTDFSHNGNFTGKLESNPHNIGHVEIGSENTNHQSGLMSVPNTAALDPIFYYHHSNIDRLWNSWNKMRNENPVVPNWLNGPTSMGDRIFIMPYPNNWKYAPKDVNDVDQINVQGENYSYNYDNLVKIFKNMEGINNKLSENENNQPELLIATENVNVFNSKVFQPEFPSINNLQLKKSNNIDLNSRYFLLLEGVKGTRDSNIIDVFIKNKLVESIGLFGLSSASDENSHQGGNGLNFSIEITNILKTINNLNNIIQSVHLQLEHDLNKDSLTIDRVSIYKL, from the coding sequence ATGAATTACATTAGAAAAAATGGATGGATACAGAATATCGATCCTTCAGATCAATCAAAAGGAAATTTTAGAAATGAAGAAACGTATTGGTACGCTGTAGGAGTTTACTTCCTTCAGCAAATACCAATTTCAGAACCAACTAGCTGGTGGTTTTATGCAGCTATTCATGGTCAATATGTAACTGAATCAGCTAAAATAAAAAATAAGAATAAATATCTCAATTGGGATAATATTGCCTACATTGATCAAGACATGATTAAAGATTTTCCCGATGAATCTATTCAAAAAAAATATTGGGATCAATGTCAACATGGAACTTGGTATTTCTCGGCTTGGCATAGAGGATATTTGGTGTCTTTAGAAAAACTATTAAGAGATGTTATTGTTTCGAAAGGAGGACCAGAAAATTGGGCTTTACCATATTGGGATATTGTAAATGAAAAATCAATTCCGTTTGAATTTTCCGCTGAAGCTAAATTTATTTTTGATGGAAGCGAATTAAAAAATCCATTATATGTTAAGGAACGTTATGGTACAGGAATTGACAATCGTGTTAATAATAATTGTCAAAATACTAATTTTTTTACATCCATAAAAAATATAATAGTTGGATATGGTGGCGGTAAGACTGATTTTTCTCATAATGGTAATTTTACGGGTAAACTAGAAAGTAATCCGCATAATATTGGTCATGTTGAAATTGGCTCAGAAAATACAAATCACCAAAGTGGTCTAATGTCTGTACCCAATACGGCAGCTTTAGATCCTATATTTTATTATCATCATTCAAATATTGATAGATTATGGAACTCATGGAATAAAATGAGAAATGAGAATCCTGTAGTTCCAAATTGGCTTAATGGTCCTACATCAATGGGTGATCGAATTTTTATAATGCCATACCCAAACAATTGGAAATACGCTCCAAAAGATGTTAATGATGTAGATCAAATCAATGTACAGGGGGAAAATTACAGCTATAATTATGATAATCTTGTAAAAATCTTTAAAAATATGGAAGGTATTAATAATAAATTATCGGAAAACGAAAATAACCAACCTGAACTTCTTATAGCTACAGAAAATGTTAATGTTTTTAATAGTAAAGTTTTTCAACCGGAATTTCCTTCAATTAATAATTTACAATTAAAGAAATCGAATAATATTGATTTAAATAGCAGATACTTTTTATTATTAGAAGGTGTAAAAGGAACTCGTGATTCAAATATTATCGATGTTTTTATTAAAAATAAACTGGTTGAATCTATTGGTCTATTTGGTTTGTCCTCCGCGAGTGACGAAAATTCTCATCAAGGTGGAAACGGGCTAAATTTTAGTATAGAGATTACCAATATATTAAAGACTATCAACAATTTAAACAATATAATACAGTCGGTACATCTTCAATTAGAACATGACTTAAACAAAGATTCATTAACTATCGATAGAGTTAGTATTTATAAATTATAA
- a CDS encoding DUF2182 domain-containing protein, with translation MSIITWIILLFNPGNIMTMEHCHVSSAGPSMQSFKMLLEMNPISNQLLGWTLMVIAMMLPKLISHLELLSFQTFSKYRFINCLSFILGYLATWSVVGFGMVWIIIGFNLKFPNSFVPAIIVGVLTLIWQFSPWKQIFLNKCHKHTIVSSRFLKGIYEAFKYGSTHGLYCVGAGWGLMLFPMLLPFGHNLAMILVTIIMLTEHMEHPRVPKWEINFRLKFYKFIWYKVRFVKLCNNFF, from the coding sequence ATGAGTATTATTACCTGGATTATACTTTTGTTTAATCCAGGTAATATCATGACCATGGAACACTGTCATGTATCATCAGCTGGCCCATCTATGCAATCTTTCAAAATGTTATTAGAAATGAACCCAATATCTAATCAACTTTTAGGATGGACATTAATGGTGATTGCGATGATGTTGCCTAAACTGATTTCACATCTTGAATTATTGAGTTTTCAGACTTTCTCAAAATATCGTTTCATTAATTGTTTAAGCTTTATTTTAGGATATTTAGCGACATGGTCTGTTGTAGGATTTGGAATGGTGTGGATTATTATAGGGTTTAATTTAAAATTTCCAAACTCATTTGTCCCTGCAATTATAGTTGGAGTTTTAACATTAATATGGCAATTCTCACCTTGGAAACAGATTTTTTTAAATAAATGCCATAAACACACAATAGTAAGTTCAAGATTTTTAAAAGGTATTTATGAGGCTTTTAAATATGGGTCCACACATGGATTATACTGTGTTGGCGCAGGTTGGGGATTGATGTTATTCCCTATGCTTTTACCTTTTGGTCATAATTTAGCCATGATTTTAGTAACTATTATTATGCTAACAGAGCATATGGAACATCCTCGAGTTCCTAAATGGGAAATTAATTTCAGACTAAAATTTTACAAATTTATATGGTACAAAGTGAGATTTGTAAAATTGTGTAATAATTTTTTTTAG